A genomic stretch from Pontivivens ytuae includes:
- a CDS encoding sucrase ferredoxin, which produces MTKPDPIAPATLGGADPNRFCAAYAQAAGTPLAGIGAHQERTLWLRWPKGRWRHSLRIADGMEGAVADGLEAVFAGGRRVNLIDRKDGAENTVRALLFPENVGIDVVPKDLPDVLAAIAAGDELGRFGPTPLRTPTVFVCTHGVHDRCCAKWGFAAYKALAAAAGDRFDVWECTHLGGCRIAAGALVLPVRRKYGRITPIHAAPLLAAEAEDRPYLPCYRGASSLDPIAQVAEVAGLRALAEVGIWGTADVAILASPEGTPRFNVEVAGRCAEVTLARGEVADHGACVDLHSGQAPETRTVWRATEVILRSQPSPASTT; this is translated from the coding sequence ATGACCAAGCCCGATCCCATTGCACCGGCCACGTTGGGCGGCGCAGATCCGAACCGGTTCTGCGCCGCCTATGCCCAGGCGGCAGGCACGCCGCTCGCGGGGATCGGCGCTCATCAGGAGCGAACGCTCTGGTTGCGCTGGCCCAAGGGGCGCTGGCGCCATTCACTGCGGATTGCCGATGGGATGGAAGGGGCCGTAGCAGACGGGCTGGAGGCCGTTTTCGCGGGCGGTCGGCGGGTCAACCTTATCGATCGCAAAGATGGTGCGGAGAACACGGTTCGCGCACTCCTCTTTCCGGAGAACGTCGGTATCGACGTCGTGCCCAAGGATCTGCCTGACGTCCTCGCCGCGATCGCTGCCGGTGACGAGCTTGGACGCTTCGGCCCGACACCGCTCCGGACACCGACGGTTTTTGTGTGCACCCATGGTGTTCACGATCGGTGTTGCGCCAAATGGGGTTTCGCTGCCTACAAGGCGCTGGCTGCCGCGGCCGGGGATCGTTTCGACGTCTGGGAGTGCACTCATCTGGGCGGCTGCCGCATTGCTGCAGGCGCGCTCGTCCTGCCGGTGCGGCGGAAATACGGGCGGATCACGCCCATCCATGCAGCCCCTCTGCTCGCTGCGGAGGCGGAGGATCGCCCCTACCTCCCCTGCTATCGCGGTGCATCATCACTGGACCCGATCGCGCAGGTGGCCGAGGTTGCCGGGCTGCGCGCCCTTGCCGAGGTCGGCATCTGGGGAACGGCCGATGTCGCCATTCTTGCAAGTCCGGAAGGCACGCCTCGCTTCAACGTCGAGGTGGCGGGGCGATGTGCGGAGGTCACGTTGGCTCGTGGCGAGGTAGCGGATCACGGTGCCTGCGTGGATCTGCATTCGGGCCAGGCTCCGGAGACACGCACCGTCTGGCGCGCGACCGAAGTCATCCTCCGGTCCCAGCCGTCGCCAGCGTCTACCACCTGA
- a CDS encoding ABC transporter substrate-binding protein, protein MIRIAAIAVIAILTGPAAAQDCPQDFRAFEHALGSICIPQVPQRIASLRDDSITTALMDIDAPIIATVMRDDPEDGHRYVRGASDIFGEDVVAAADLIDLGSHNPPDVEAVATARPDLIIARTYQSEAADQLNAIAPTVFMPDVLDFFGNLEFLADAAGVADDFEAERARYEARIAEARDIIGNPGDITVSRFDIWEDGLWYYPGWGAIAQVIEDIGFAKPSVQADATDNMNGISVERMAEFDGDVLVASHAPRFGQTIPRLTTLWDETAPFWRSLDGEVYWYKRDILVGYTFASLDRSIDFLTALTAGRDFD, encoded by the coding sequence ATGATCCGCATCGCAGCCATCGCAGTCATCGCGATACTTACCGGTCCTGCCGCCGCACAGGACTGTCCTCAGGACTTTCGTGCGTTCGAGCACGCGTTGGGATCTATCTGCATCCCACAGGTACCGCAGCGCATCGCGTCCCTGCGCGACGACTCGATCACGACCGCGCTGATGGATATCGATGCTCCCATCATCGCCACCGTCATGCGCGACGATCCGGAAGACGGGCATCGCTACGTGCGCGGCGCCTCAGACATCTTTGGCGAGGACGTCGTTGCAGCGGCGGATCTCATCGATCTGGGCAGTCACAATCCGCCGGATGTAGAGGCGGTGGCCACGGCGCGCCCCGATCTGATCATCGCACGGACATACCAGTCGGAGGCGGCGGACCAGTTGAACGCGATCGCTCCAACCGTCTTCATGCCCGATGTGCTCGATTTCTTCGGGAACCTGGAGTTCCTGGCCGATGCCGCAGGCGTCGCCGACGATTTTGAGGCGGAGCGCGCCCGATACGAGGCCCGGATCGCGGAGGCGCGAGACATCATAGGCAACCCCGGCGACATCACCGTCTCGCGCTTCGACATTTGGGAGGATGGGCTGTGGTACTACCCCGGCTGGGGCGCCATCGCGCAGGTCATTGAGGATATCGGCTTCGCAAAGCCGTCTGTGCAAGCTGACGCCACCGACAACATGAACGGTATCAGCGTCGAGCGGATGGCGGAGTTCGACGGCGACGTGCTGGTTGCCAGCCACGCTCCACGCTTCGGCCAGACGATCCCGAGGCTCACGACGCTCTGGGACGAGACCGCTCCCTTCTGGCGCAGCCTCGACGGTGAGGTCTACTGGTATAAGCGCGACATCCTCGTGGGCTACACCTTCGCGTCGCTCGACCGGTCCATCGACTTCCTAACCGCGCTCACAGCCGGGCGCGACTTCGACTGA
- a CDS encoding ABC transporter substrate-binding protein, with protein sequence MTSLACTIAIAALLALPAVAQEMRSYEDALGRIVDIPVDPQRIQSMYSGSVTPPLIELGAPLVGSQGTLAEDGTPYLRMVSTVMKIDFDNSDIAFTHESAPDFEAIAALAPDLIIGLVSNDADHVDRLQQIAPTVMLDDSQSGLELYRDIADATGRIDEFEDLLVDYHALVEDARGWLGDHSYTYSKLAAYGGDLHVYGNFGALTIALNDLGFELIGDGVAMRARGSTWDGEVISAETLPDQDADFVFTTFRIDQGPQVGPVSTLDAFEEVLPGFCDLMTACAEGRLIVLPLEHVALSFRTLDANIYYIVTNVAGRPGLAPPG encoded by the coding sequence ATGACGTCGCTAGCTTGCACAATCGCGATCGCAGCGCTGCTGGCCCTACCTGCCGTCGCACAGGAGATGCGCAGCTATGAGGACGCGCTCGGCCGCATTGTCGACATTCCTGTCGATCCGCAGCGCATACAGTCGATGTATTCCGGCTCGGTTACTCCGCCACTCATCGAACTCGGCGCGCCTCTAGTCGGCAGCCAGGGGACCCTGGCCGAGGACGGCACGCCCTACCTGCGCATGGTCAGTACGGTCATGAAGATCGATTTCGACAATTCAGACATCGCCTTCACCCACGAAAGCGCTCCCGACTTCGAGGCGATCGCCGCGCTGGCACCGGACCTCATCATCGGTCTGGTTAGCAACGACGCAGATCACGTCGACCGGCTTCAGCAGATCGCCCCCACGGTCATGCTGGACGACAGCCAGAGCGGCCTGGAACTCTATCGCGACATCGCCGACGCCACGGGGCGGATCGACGAGTTCGAAGACCTGCTCGTCGACTATCACGCCCTTGTGGAGGATGCGCGTGGCTGGCTTGGCGATCATAGCTACACATACAGCAAGCTCGCCGCGTATGGCGGCGATCTGCATGTCTACGGCAACTTCGGTGCGCTCACGATCGCGCTCAACGACCTCGGCTTCGAACTGATCGGCGATGGCGTGGCCATGCGGGCGCGCGGCTCGACCTGGGATGGCGAAGTAATAAGCGCCGAAACGCTTCCCGACCAGGATGCCGATTTCGTATTCACCACCTTCCGGATCGATCAGGGACCTCAAGTGGGCCCCGTCTCGACGCTCGACGCCTTCGAAGAAGTGCTCCCGGGCTTTTGCGACCTGATGACGGCTTGTGCCGAAGGCCGCTTGATCGTCCTTCCGCTGGAACACGTGGCGCTGTCGTTCCGAACGTTGGATGCCAACATCTACTACATCGTCACCAATGTGGCCGGCCGGCCAGGGCTGGCGCCACCCGGATGA
- a CDS encoding ABC transporter substrate-binding protein — MRALAPLLVSLLPFAAAAQDCIDGQRSFDHAAGTSCVPVDPQRIVSLHDQNALLPLMELGVVPVASLGHVQADGTRVFRRMDGYDTSEVEWVGSYRGPIDPEAIAAMEPDLIVASPWPPEAPEMLGGIAPVVVIDMFEQPLDVALMQFADLVNRTEQAEALQADFAAKAEAVRIDLGAALQTTTTSFLTYAEEDDQFYPANPTQALGMVLRALQPVRPEPEQNLGTQREYRAMETIGAHEADVMFQLVFDADDGGTSDAHQAFTSHPLVEVLPVAQADQIIALNGIAMVGSAWGKAMNGLDQVAAALTDPTLNRELVVE, encoded by the coding sequence ATGCGCGCTCTCGCACCGCTTCTCGTTTCACTGCTTCCCTTCGCGGCCGCTGCGCAGGACTGCATCGACGGGCAACGAAGCTTCGATCATGCAGCCGGGACAAGTTGTGTTCCAGTAGACCCACAGCGGATCGTTTCACTGCACGACCAGAACGCCCTCTTGCCCTTGATGGAACTCGGGGTCGTTCCCGTCGCGAGCCTCGGGCACGTTCAGGCGGATGGGACGCGCGTTTTCCGGCGCATGGACGGCTATGATACGTCCGAGGTGGAATGGGTCGGATCCTACCGTGGCCCGATCGATCCCGAAGCAATCGCGGCGATGGAGCCGGACCTGATCGTCGCCTCGCCCTGGCCGCCCGAAGCACCCGAAATGCTTGGTGGCATTGCGCCGGTCGTTGTCATCGACATGTTCGAACAGCCCCTCGACGTCGCCTTGATGCAGTTCGCCGATCTCGTAAACCGAACGGAGCAGGCCGAAGCGTTGCAGGCTGATTTCGCGGCGAAGGCCGAGGCCGTCCGCATCGATCTCGGCGCTGCGCTGCAGACGACCACCACGTCGTTCCTGACTTACGCCGAGGAGGATGATCAATTCTATCCGGCCAACCCAACGCAGGCGCTCGGCATGGTGCTGCGCGCCCTTCAGCCCGTGCGCCCCGAGCCGGAACAGAACCTCGGCACGCAACGCGAATATCGCGCTATGGAGACGATCGGCGCGCATGAGGCGGACGTGATGTTCCAACTCGTCTTCGATGCGGATGACGGAGGCACCTCCGACGCGCATCAGGCCTTCACGAGCCACCCGCTCGTCGAAGTGCTGCCCGTGGCGCAGGCGGATCAGATCATCGCGCTCAACGGCATCGCGATGGTCGGATCGGCTTGGGGCAAGGCGATGAATGGCCTCGATCAGGTCGCCGCCGCGCTGACCGATCCGACGCTGAACCGGGAGCTTGTTGTCGAATGA